One Methylobacterium oryzae DNA window includes the following coding sequences:
- a CDS encoding ABC transporter substrate-binding protein codes for MSETVRAAARVAPIRRTLPALIAAGLVAAGPVRAADPIKIGVIAEAQSVAGASIPQAVQLAADEINAQGGVDGRQIQVVTYDDKSSASDAVRAFQRAVSEDKVNLVIASYISEVVLALMPWAARLKTPMITPGAASNEISVAVHKDYARNKYTFHGYLTSHALAQAVCDSAKEVLVEKLKAKTAAIMSEDAAWTRPLDAAYQECLPKSGLKVVEHVRFSPDTGDFTPIYNKIEAAKPDLIVTGIAHVGVQPTVQWQNQQVPIAMTGISGQATSSTFWANTNGGTQGVLFDSVAVPGVALTEKTIPFAEAFTKRFGGAPSYAGYMAYDATHYAAEAVKRAGSTEADKLVDALEKTDYVGTVGRLKFYGKDEPFTHSIQYGPGLMTSVLGQWQNGKQVAIWPATTANGTMILPPAVKAAGR; via the coding sequence ATGTCCGAGACCGTGCGCGCCGCCGCCCGGGTTGCCCCGATTCGGCGCACGCTGCCCGCCCTGATCGCCGCGGGGCTGGTCGCCGCCGGGCCCGTCCGGGCCGCGGACCCGATCAAGATCGGGGTGATCGCCGAGGCGCAGTCGGTGGCCGGGGCCTCGATCCCGCAGGCGGTCCAGCTCGCCGCCGACGAGATCAACGCCCAGGGCGGCGTCGATGGCCGCCAGATCCAGGTCGTCACCTACGACGACAAGTCCTCGGCCTCCGACGCGGTCCGCGCCTTCCAGCGGGCGGTCTCCGAGGACAAGGTCAACCTCGTCATCGCCAGCTACATCTCGGAGGTCGTGCTGGCGCTGATGCCCTGGGCGGCCCGGCTCAAGACGCCGATGATCACGCCCGGCGCGGCCTCGAACGAGATCAGCGTCGCGGTCCACAAGGACTACGCGCGCAACAAGTACACCTTCCACGGCTACCTGACCTCGCACGCCCTGGCGCAGGCGGTGTGCGACTCGGCCAAGGAGGTGCTGGTCGAGAAGCTCAAGGCCAAGACCGCCGCGATCATGAGCGAGGACGCGGCCTGGACCCGGCCGCTGGACGCCGCCTACCAGGAATGCCTGCCGAAATCCGGGCTCAAGGTGGTCGAGCACGTCCGCTTCTCGCCGGACACAGGCGACTTCACGCCGATCTACAACAAGATCGAGGCGGCCAAGCCCGACCTGATCGTCACCGGCATCGCCCATGTCGGCGTGCAGCCGACCGTGCAGTGGCAGAACCAGCAGGTGCCGATCGCCATGACGGGGATCAGCGGCCAGGCGACCTCCTCGACCTTCTGGGCCAACACCAACGGCGGCACGCAGGGCGTGCTGTTCGACAGCGTGGCGGTGCCGGGCGTGGCGCTCACCGAGAAGACGATCCCGTTCGCCGAGGCCTTCACCAAGCGCTTCGGCGGCGCGCCGTCCTACGCGGGCTACATGGCGTACGACGCCACGCACTACGCGGCGGAGGCGGTCAAGCGGGCGGGCTCCACGGAGGCCGACAAGCTCGTCGACGCCCTGGAGAAGACCGACTACGTCGGCACCGTCGGGCGCCTGAAATTCTACGGCAAGGACGAGCCGTTCACGCACTCGATCCAGTACGGGCCCGGCCTGATGACCAGCGTCCTCGGGCAGTGGCAGAACGGCAAGCAGGTGGCGATCTGGCCGGCCACCACCGCCAACGGGACCATGATCCTGCCCCCTGCGGTGAAGGCGGCGGGACGGTAA
- a CDS encoding cyclase family protein, translated as MTLRWTRRPEGSTWGDFGPDDELGRLNLLTPEKVLQGVAEVREGLTFCLSLPLDLPGGNVLNPRRHPPQITPTRRANGRPNMNFPVCEEVDGATDVICDDRALIHLQYSTQWDSLAHVGSLFDADGAGAAPTFYNGFRGGRDIVGPSAPEAADEPSRAKRLGIERLAETGMQGRAVMIDLRAHLGDARTRVGYDQLARILEADGVVVEPGDMVCLHTGFAERLIAMGGAPDPKLVHTLCAGLDGRDPRLLDWITRTGLCALIADNYAVEAYPAGPGPACCATLPLHEHCLFKLGVNLGELWHLTPLADWLRARGRSRFLLTAPPLRLPGAVGSPTTPIATV; from the coding sequence ATGACCCTGCGCTGGACGCGGCGGCCCGAGGGCTCGACCTGGGGGGATTTCGGCCCCGACGACGAGCTGGGCCGGCTGAACCTGCTCACCCCCGAGAAGGTGCTGCAGGGGGTCGCCGAGGTGCGCGAAGGGCTGACCTTCTGTCTGAGCCTGCCGCTGGACCTGCCGGGCGGCAACGTCCTGAACCCGCGCCGCCACCCGCCGCAGATCACCCCGACGCGGCGCGCCAACGGCCGGCCGAACATGAACTTCCCGGTCTGCGAGGAGGTCGACGGCGCCACCGACGTGATCTGCGACGACCGCGCGCTGATCCACCTGCAATACTCGACGCAGTGGGACTCGCTAGCCCATGTCGGCTCGCTGTTCGACGCGGACGGGGCGGGCGCCGCGCCGACCTTCTACAACGGGTTCCGCGGCGGCCGCGACATCGTCGGGCCGAGCGCGCCGGAGGCGGCGGATGAGCCGTCCCGGGCGAAGCGCCTCGGGATCGAGCGCCTCGCCGAGACCGGCATGCAGGGCCGGGCCGTGATGATCGACCTGCGCGCCCATCTCGGCGACGCCAGGACACGCGTCGGCTACGACCAGCTCGCCCGGATCCTGGAGGCCGACGGCGTCGTGGTGGAGCCGGGCGACATGGTCTGCCTGCACACGGGCTTCGCCGAGCGGCTGATCGCCATGGGCGGCGCGCCGGACCCGAAGCTCGTCCACACCCTCTGCGCCGGCCTCGACGGGCGCGACCCGCGCCTCCTCGACTGGATCACCCGCACCGGGCTCTGCGCGCTGATCGCCGACAACTACGCGGTGGAGGCCTACCCGGCTGGCCCCGGCCCCGCCTGCTGCGCGACGCTGCCGCTCCACGAGCACTGCCTGTTCAAGCTCGGGGTCAATCTCGGCGAGCTGTGGCACCTGACGCCGCTGGCCGACTGGCTGCGGGCCCGCGGCCGCAGCCGCTTCCTGCTCACCGCCCCGCCGCTGCGCCTGCCCGGCGCCGTCGGCTCGCCGACGACGCCGATCGCCACGGTGTGA
- a CDS encoding SDR family NAD(P)-dependent oxidoreductase: MQQRLYKTAVMVTHDLAATAAAVVLTFLFRFQGGMLAERLHALPLLLPPFLVLAGLVYGRFRLYRTKWRFASLQDLAGIVRAASVLALALLVIDWVLVSSDLYGFYFFGKIAILLYWVLQIFFLGGTRLAFRYLKDTRSRQSSARAATVPTLLLGRGADMDVLIRAIEAGSVRKLAPRGILSPRADERGQFMRGVPVLGGFPDLERVVADLAARGEPVRRLVAAPSALVPEAAPDDLIARARRLGLPLARVVGLGEGVQGPELAPLEIEDLLLRPTVAIDRPRLEAFLAGRRVVVTGGGGSIGSEICLRAVAFGAAAVLVLESSEPALHGILSHPAILAAETAVTGVLADIRDRERTHAVIAAFRPDYVLHAAALKQVPYLERDWQEGIKTNVFGSINVAEAAVAAGARALVMISTDKAIEPVSQLGVTKRFAEMVAQALDAAQSARPDHPTRLIAVRFGNVLGSVGSVVPVFKAQIARGGPVTVTHPDMVRYFMTVREACDLVLTAASHADGEARAGAERAAVYVLKMGQPVRIADLAERMIRLAGFEPGTEIEIAYTGARPGERLNEILFAREEPRIALPGIDGVMAARPVFADRDRLDAWVARLRDAVAAGDRAAAEAVFEAAIPHFRERAVLRPGPPQDAAEPVGDPPRAAAPAALG, encoded by the coding sequence ATGCAGCAGCGCCTCTACAAGACCGCGGTGATGGTGACCCACGACCTCGCGGCGACCGCTGCCGCCGTGGTGCTCACCTTCCTGTTCCGCTTCCAGGGCGGCATGCTGGCCGAGCGTCTGCACGCCCTGCCCCTGCTGCTGCCGCCGTTCCTCGTCCTCGCCGGCCTCGTCTACGGCCGCTTCCGGCTCTACCGGACCAAGTGGCGCTTCGCCTCGTTGCAGGACCTCGCCGGCATCGTCCGGGCGGCCAGCGTCCTGGCCCTGGCGCTCCTGGTGATCGACTGGGTGCTGGTCTCGTCCGACCTCTACGGATTCTACTTCTTCGGCAAGATCGCGATCCTGCTCTACTGGGTGCTGCAGATCTTCTTCCTGGGCGGCACGCGCCTGGCGTTCCGCTACCTGAAAGACACCCGCTCCCGGCAGTCGAGCGCGCGGGCCGCCACCGTCCCGACCCTGCTCCTCGGGCGCGGCGCCGACATGGACGTGCTGATCCGCGCCATCGAGGCGGGCTCGGTGCGGAAGCTCGCGCCGCGGGGCATCCTGTCGCCCCGAGCGGACGAGCGCGGCCAGTTCATGCGCGGCGTGCCGGTGCTCGGCGGCTTCCCGGATCTCGAGCGCGTGGTCGCCGACCTCGCCGCCCGCGGCGAGCCGGTGCGGCGGCTCGTGGCCGCCCCGAGCGCCCTCGTGCCGGAGGCGGCGCCGGACGACCTGATCGCCCGCGCCCGGCGCCTCGGCCTGCCCCTCGCTCGGGTCGTCGGCCTCGGTGAGGGCGTGCAGGGTCCGGAACTGGCGCCGCTGGAGATCGAGGACCTGCTGCTGCGGCCGACCGTCGCCATCGACCGGCCGCGTCTGGAGGCGTTCCTCGCCGGCCGCCGGGTCGTGGTGACCGGCGGCGGCGGGTCGATCGGCTCGGAGATCTGCCTGCGGGCCGTGGCCTTCGGGGCCGCCGCCGTGCTGGTGCTCGAATCCTCCGAGCCGGCGCTCCACGGCATCCTCAGCCACCCCGCGATCCTGGCCGCCGAGACCGCCGTGACGGGGGTGCTGGCCGATATCCGCGACCGTGAGCGGACGCACGCGGTGATCGCGGCGTTCCGGCCCGACTACGTGCTCCACGCCGCCGCGCTGAAGCAGGTGCCCTACCTGGAGCGGGACTGGCAGGAGGGCATCAAGACCAACGTGTTCGGCTCGATCAACGTCGCCGAGGCGGCGGTGGCGGCGGGCGCGCGGGCGCTCGTGATGATCTCCACCGACAAGGCGATCGAGCCGGTCTCGCAGCTCGGGGTCACGAAGCGCTTCGCCGAGATGGTCGCCCAGGCCCTCGACGCCGCGCAGTCGGCGCGGCCGGACCACCCGACCCGGCTGATCGCCGTGCGGTTCGGCAACGTGCTGGGCTCCGTGGGCTCGGTCGTGCCGGTCTTCAAGGCGCAGATCGCCCGGGGCGGCCCGGTCACCGTCACCCACCCGGACATGGTCCGCTACTTCATGACCGTGCGCGAGGCCTGCGACCTCGTGCTGACGGCCGCCTCCCACGCCGACGGCGAGGCCCGGGCGGGCGCGGAGCGCGCCGCGGTCTACGTGCTCAAGATGGGGCAGCCGGTGCGGATCGCCGACCTCGCCGAGCGGATGATCCGGCTGGCCGGCTTCGAGCCCGGCACCGAGATCGAGATCGCCTATACCGGCGCCCGGCCCGGCGAGCGGCTCAACGAGATCCTGTTCGCCCGCGAGGAGCCCCGGATCGCCCTGCCGGGCATCGACGGGGTGATGGCGGCGCGGCCGGTCTTCGCCGATCGGGACCGGCTCGACGCCTGGGTGGCGCGGCTGCGCGACGCCGTGGCGGCCGGCGACCGGGCGGCCGCCGAGGCCGTGTTCGAGGCGGCCATCCCGCATTTCCGGGAGCGCGCCGTCCTCCGCCCCGGGCCGCCCCAGGACGCCGCGGAGCCGGTCGGCGACCCGCCGCGCGCCGCCGCACCCGCCGCCCTCGGCTGA
- a CDS encoding DUF1206 domain-containing protein, producing the protein MRTLPGGRNAIERIARFGYGARGVVYIVVGALALLAALGHGGQAGDSKDALRAVMAGPFGAAVVGLIALGLAGFALWRLVEGITDADRRGTSAKGLAVRGAHLISAGLYLGLAASAASLSLGLGMSGGDGVHDGTAWLLSKPFGRWLVALVGLAVVGGGFGFLGKAWRGDVTDRLALDARARDRWAGPIGRFGYAARGLAFLIIGGFLVAAAWHQRSSDAKGLAEAFALLRAQPYGWILLGLVAAGHAAFGAFGLIQARYRLIDAPDIDRVDDAAGAAARALG; encoded by the coding sequence ATGAGGACCCTTCCCGGCGGCCGCAACGCGATCGAGCGCATCGCCCGCTTCGGCTACGGCGCCCGCGGCGTGGTCTACATCGTGGTCGGCGCCCTGGCCCTGCTGGCGGCCCTGGGGCATGGCGGCCAGGCCGGCGACAGCAAGGACGCGCTCCGCGCCGTCATGGCCGGGCCGTTCGGCGCGGCCGTCGTCGGCCTGATCGCCCTCGGCCTCGCTGGCTTCGCCCTCTGGCGCCTCGTCGAGGGCATCACCGATGCCGACCGGCGGGGCACTTCCGCCAAGGGCCTCGCGGTGCGCGGTGCCCACCTGATCAGCGCCGGGCTCTATCTCGGGCTCGCCGCCAGCGCGGCCTCGCTCAGCCTCGGCCTGGGCATGAGCGGCGGCGACGGCGTGCATGACGGCACCGCGTGGCTCCTGAGCAAGCCCTTCGGCCGCTGGCTCGTGGCCCTCGTCGGCCTCGCGGTCGTCGGCGGCGGGTTCGGCTTCCTCGGCAAGGCGTGGCGCGGGGACGTCACCGACCGGCTCGCCCTCGACGCCCGGGCCCGGGACCGCTGGGCCGGCCCGATCGGCCGCTTCGGCTACGCGGCGCGGGGCCTCGCCTTCCTGATCATCGGCGGGTTCCTCGTGGCCGCCGCGTGGCACCAGCGCTCCTCGGATGCCAAGGGTCTGGCCGAGGCCTTCGCGCTGCTGCGCGCACAACCCTACGGCTGGATCCTCCTCGGGCTCGTGGCGGCCGGCCACGCCGCCTTCGGGGCCTTCGGGCTGATCCAGGCCCGCTACCGGCTCATCGACGCCCCCGACATCGACCGGGTGGACGACGCGGCCGGTGCGGCGGCCCGGGCGCTGGGCTGA
- a CDS encoding Uma2 family endonuclease, producing the protein MALAAKRDARMDVSEFRLWVEGRPAHERWELLDGEPALMAPPRERHQRIVMNLAGRLDALAEPRGCRAMPGLAILSAAMDDFAPIPDVVVRCGPPLPEGYAADPLLVAEVLSPSTMSLDRGRKIDFYRTVPSLAVLLIVYSDEARVEVWRRAGDDWSVAALGLDGTVSLPELDGAVPVRDLYRGLAF; encoded by the coding sequence ATGGCTCTGGCCGCGAAGCGCGACGCGCGGATGGATGTGTCCGAGTTCAGGCTCTGGGTGGAGGGCCGGCCCGCGCACGAGCGCTGGGAGCTGCTCGACGGCGAGCCCGCGCTCATGGCGCCGCCGCGGGAGCGGCATCAGCGAATCGTCATGAACCTGGCGGGACGCCTCGACGCCCTGGCGGAGCCGCGAGGCTGCCGCGCCATGCCGGGTCTGGCGATCCTCAGCGCCGCGATGGACGATTTCGCCCCGATCCCCGACGTGGTGGTGCGGTGCGGGCCGCCGCTGCCGGAGGGCTACGCCGCCGACCCGCTCCTCGTCGCCGAGGTGCTCTCGCCCTCGACCATGAGTCTCGACCGCGGTCGGAAGATCGACTTCTACCGGACCGTGCCGAGCCTCGCGGTCCTGCTGATCGTCTATTCCGACGAGGCGCGGGTCGAGGTCTGGCGACGCGCGGGCGACGACTGGAGCGTCGCGGCCCTCGGTCTCGACGGCACCGTGTCGCTGCCGGAGCTCGACGGCGCCGTGCCGGTGCGCGACCTCTACCGCGGTCTCGCCTTCTGA
- a CDS encoding M23 family metallopeptidase produces the protein MQLPKFPARLRPHRPAPWLAAGLALAVAWALGASCLIVFHDEVLAGFVARQAALRDAYEARIGELQDRLDRDRSDRAGSEAGLADRVAAALERQAELERRTAALADLERQALPEPSTTGALPGRPGAAPGGSYDDLFLRPTEGAAPAPRSARDPLPRRGAREAETGLIRLEARLDGLQAAQGERLAGLAARAGDAVRRLRGLIGRTGLDPDRLDPDRTGAAAPAAGLGGPFVPLDGRALDGTGFAEGLALARRALDDGERLRRLAATLPLARPIRGGATVSSPFGTRLDPFTRGLALHTGLDLKAEYGEPARATAPGRVIAAEAAGGYGNMVEIDHGHGVTTRFGHLARIAVRPGQRVAAGDAVGAVGSTGRSTGAHLHYETRIDGEPVDPQRFLEAGATVAAAGPGAD, from the coding sequence ATGCAGCTTCCGAAGTTCCCCGCGCGTCTCAGGCCGCACCGGCCAGCTCCCTGGCTCGCCGCCGGCCTCGCCCTGGCGGTGGCCTGGGCGCTCGGGGCCTCCTGCCTGATCGTGTTCCACGACGAGGTGCTCGCCGGGTTCGTGGCCAGGCAGGCCGCCCTGCGCGACGCCTACGAGGCGCGCATCGGCGAGCTCCAGGACCGCCTCGACCGCGACCGGAGCGACCGGGCGGGGAGCGAGGCGGGTCTGGCCGACCGGGTTGCGGCCGCCCTGGAGCGCCAGGCCGAGCTGGAGCGGCGCACGGCCGCCCTCGCAGACCTGGAGCGGCAGGCCCTACCCGAGCCGTCCACGACCGGCGCCCTGCCCGGGCGGCCCGGCGCTGCGCCCGGTGGGAGCTACGACGATCTCTTCCTGCGTCCGACTGAGGGTGCGGCTCCGGCGCCGCGCTCCGCCCGCGATCCCCTGCCCCGCCGCGGCGCGCGCGAGGCCGAGACCGGCCTGATCCGGCTGGAGGCCCGGCTCGACGGCCTGCAGGCGGCCCAGGGCGAGCGCCTCGCCGGGCTGGCCGCCCGGGCCGGGGACGCGGTGCGGCGGCTGCGCGGGCTGATCGGCCGCACCGGTCTCGACCCCGACCGCCTCGATCCCGACCGCACCGGCGCGGCCGCGCCGGCCGCCGGGCTGGGCGGACCGTTCGTGCCCCTCGACGGCCGCGCCCTGGACGGAACCGGCTTCGCGGAGGGCCTCGCCCTGGCCCGGCGCGCGCTCGACGACGGCGAGCGCCTGCGCCGGCTCGCCGCCACCCTGCCCCTGGCCCGCCCGATCCGGGGAGGCGCGACCGTGTCGAGCCCGTTCGGCACGCGCCTCGACCCCTTCACCCGCGGCCTCGCCCTCCATACCGGGCTGGACCTGAAGGCGGAGTACGGCGAGCCCGCCCGCGCCACCGCGCCGGGCCGGGTGATCGCCGCCGAGGCCGCGGGCGGCTACGGCAACATGGTCGAGATCGACCACGGCCACGGCGTCACCACGCGGTTCGGCCACCTCGCCCGCATCGCGGTCCGCCCCGGGCAGCGCGTGGCCGCGGGCGACGCGGTCGGCGCCGTCGGCTCGACGGGGCGCTCCACCGGGGCGCATCTCCACTACGAGACCCGCATCGACGGCGAGCCGGTGGATCCGCAGCGCTTCCTGGAGGCCGGCGCCACCGTCGCGGCGGCCGGACCCGGCGCCGACTGA
- a CDS encoding peroxiredoxin produces the protein MPLSEGDPAPDFDLPASGGGRVGLSALRGHKVVLYFYPKDDTSGCTLEAQDFNGLLPAFAEADAKVVGLSPDPVKSHDKFCGKYGLTFPLAADEDKTVLEAYGVWVEKSMYGRKYMGVERTTVLVDREGRVARIWPKVKVPGHAEAVLAAARALP, from the coding sequence ATGCCGCTGTCAGAGGGGGATCCCGCCCCCGATTTCGACCTTCCCGCCTCGGGCGGAGGGCGTGTCGGACTGTCCGCGCTCCGCGGTCACAAAGTCGTGCTCTACTTCTACCCGAAGGACGACACGAGCGGATGCACGCTGGAGGCGCAGGACTTCAACGGCCTGCTGCCGGCCTTCGCGGAAGCGGACGCCAAGGTCGTCGGCCTGTCGCCGGACCCGGTGAAGAGCCACGACAAGTTCTGCGGCAAGTACGGGCTGACCTTCCCGCTCGCCGCCGACGAGGACAAGACCGTGCTCGAGGCCTACGGCGTCTGGGTCGAGAAGAGCATGTACGGGCGCAAGTACATGGGCGTGGAGCGCACCACCGTCCTGGTCGACCGGGAAGGGCGCGTCGCCAGGATCTGGCCGAAGGTGAAGGTGCCCGGCCACGCCGAGGCCGTCCTGGCGGCCGCGCGCGCCCTGCCCTGA
- a CDS encoding DUF3971 domain-containing protein yields the protein MADETTPACRPRGKARRVGGVCLVSALALVLLVGAGVGLVALRLSNGPLQIDGLSRRVAAAVAERIGPGWSIGLRGSSLELDRENALSLRFSGLDIRNPQGDLVVRAPLALVSLDPWGLLRLNLQPRSIEFRETQTTALLHRDGSIAFAASEANHPVDVAPHTPPSVDGVRGTVSPLSAAIASIFGVVLDPGGVVGALDRARVTDARLRLIDEDGRERAVFARVNGLFGRDPVNGTRNFELRLDGPHGEWRFGGTLRDGADGQERSGVITLDDLPVTDLLLLSGQSGLPLTTDLKVSARADVSLTAGRIRTMNAKLHTGDGTFLIEEKDFNPVTVESLDASLDWDEANRVMSLTGLDYRGAGNAVHLAGTWTGSPAGASTSWTATLASRDATLRGATPQDAPVKIDALDAQLSGRDGGISIDALTLSGPGVKGAITGTIGTSADDGGLTLHLAGHDGEVRTGLRLWPEHIAPPARTYLVDQLQRGRVDSVDIKVKMSGAVLAAATRGDPAPDDAVHIDFHVSDAAIDVTADSPPVTKGNVVGVITGRSTTVRNVTAEVHGPDGRGLAISDGSFVIPQITPDRVVAQIGMRLSGGADGMASVLQAKLFKSVMSVDLDPATIKGSADLRVDFPLDLKHIPDLPDLPVTLTGSLADLAVDKVMGRDRLESGRFNLVYDRGAFTLKGDGRVAGAPMSVDLRQPKVGQPGEAVVNVSLDEAVRGRKGLPTAPQLTGTIPVRAVVQIGRPGSGKPPIRVEADLAKAGIDGLIPGLTKPPGKPGRLTFTLVDSGQTFDLRDFALDAAPASARGTVSITQEGGLERADLTSVKLSPGDDLRVSLDRTGGGYKVVVRGAVADARPFLKSLGAPDPKGGREARDANPKDIDADIQVPIVTGFNEEALTGANLKLSLHGKTLRAANITGRFRAAPFAATVTRGERGVPTLSVESADAGATLRFVDVYRRMYGGRLTAGIGLNDGPQSGVVQIRDFILRNEPALSSIMAQGPEPSDAETARGRRVAPGRGAGDVTFDRMRANFVRTGTRVDFTDAAISNAAMGFTLSGWLDTGRERTDMTGTFVPLYGLNNVASQLPLLGPLLGGGHNEGLFAVNFRVSGKLASPDVSVNPLSAIAPGFLRKLFSAGGGPFADGMPGVPQQ from the coding sequence ATGGCGGACGAGACAACGCCGGCATGCAGGCCTCGGGGGAAGGCGCGACGCGTCGGCGGCGTCTGCCTCGTGAGCGCCCTCGCGCTGGTGCTGCTCGTCGGCGCCGGTGTCGGCCTCGTGGCCCTGCGCCTGTCGAACGGGCCGCTCCAGATCGACGGCCTGTCGCGCCGCGTCGCCGCCGCCGTGGCCGAGAGGATCGGGCCCGGCTGGAGCATCGGGCTGCGCGGCAGCAGCCTCGAGCTCGACCGCGAGAACGCGCTCAGCCTGCGCTTCTCCGGCCTCGACATTCGCAACCCGCAGGGCGACCTCGTGGTGCGCGCCCCCCTGGCGCTCGTCAGCCTCGACCCCTGGGGGCTCCTGCGGCTCAACCTGCAGCCGCGCTCGATCGAGTTCCGCGAGACGCAGACCACCGCGCTGCTGCACCGGGACGGCTCCATCGCCTTCGCGGCCTCGGAGGCCAACCACCCGGTCGACGTCGCGCCGCACACGCCGCCGAGCGTGGACGGGGTGCGCGGCACCGTCTCGCCGCTCTCGGCCGCGATCGCGTCGATCTTCGGGGTCGTCCTCGATCCGGGCGGCGTGGTCGGCGCCCTCGACCGCGCGCGCGTCACCGACGCGCGGCTGCGGCTGATCGACGAGGACGGCCGCGAGCGCGCGGTCTTCGCGCGGGTCAACGGCCTGTTCGGGCGCGACCCGGTCAACGGCACCCGGAACTTCGAATTGCGGCTCGACGGGCCGCACGGCGAGTGGCGCTTCGGCGGCACGCTGCGCGACGGCGCGGACGGGCAGGAGCGCTCGGGCGTCATCACCCTCGACGACCTGCCGGTCACGGATCTCCTGTTGCTCTCGGGCCAGTCCGGCCTGCCGCTGACCACGGACCTGAAGGTCTCGGCCCGCGCCGACGTGAGCCTGACGGCCGGCCGCATCCGGACCATGAACGCCAAGCTCCACACCGGCGACGGCACGTTCCTGATCGAGGAGAAGGACTTCAACCCGGTCACGGTCGAGAGCCTCGACGCCTCCCTGGACTGGGACGAGGCCAACCGCGTGATGTCGCTGACCGGCCTGGACTATCGCGGGGCCGGCAACGCCGTGCACCTCGCGGGGACGTGGACGGGCAGCCCCGCGGGGGCGAGCACGAGCTGGACCGCGACGCTGGCGAGCCGCGACGCCACCTTACGCGGGGCGACCCCGCAGGACGCGCCGGTGAAGATCGACGCCCTGGACGCGCAGCTCTCCGGCCGCGACGGCGGGATCTCCATCGACGCGCTGACCCTGTCGGGGCCCGGCGTGAAGGGCGCCATCACCGGGACGATCGGCACGAGCGCCGACGACGGCGGCCTGACCCTGCACCTCGCCGGCCACGACGGCGAGGTCCGTACCGGGCTGCGGCTCTGGCCGGAGCACATCGCGCCGCCGGCCCGCACCTACCTGGTGGACCAGCTCCAGCGCGGCCGGGTCGATTCCGTCGACATCAAGGTGAAGATGTCCGGGGCGGTCCTGGCGGCCGCCACCCGGGGCGACCCCGCCCCGGACGACGCGGTCCACATCGACTTCCACGTCTCGGACGCTGCCATCGACGTCACCGCCGATTCCCCGCCGGTGACCAAGGGCAACGTCGTCGGCGTGATCACCGGGCGCTCGACCACGGTGCGCAACGTGACCGCCGAGGTCCACGGGCCGGACGGGCGCGGGCTCGCCATCTCGGACGGCAGCTTCGTCATCCCGCAGATCACCCCGGACCGGGTCGTGGCCCAGATCGGGATGCGGCTCTCCGGCGGCGCCGACGGCATGGCCTCCGTGCTCCAGGCCAAGCTGTTCAAGAGCGTGATGAGCGTCGACCTCGACCCCGCCACGATCAAGGGCAGCGCCGACCTGCGCGTCGACTTCCCCCTCGACCTCAAGCACATCCCCGACCTGCCGGACCTGCCGGTGACGCTGACCGGCTCGCTGGCCGACCTCGCGGTCGACAAGGTGATGGGCCGGGACCGGCTCGAGTCGGGCCGGTTCAACCTCGTCTACGACCGGGGCGCCTTCACGCTGAAGGGCGACGGCCGGGTCGCGGGCGCGCCCATGTCGGTCGACCTGCGCCAGCCGAAGGTCGGGCAGCCCGGCGAGGCGGTGGTCAACGTGTCGCTCGACGAGGCGGTCCGCGGCCGCAAGGGCCTGCCGACCGCGCCGCAGCTCACCGGGACGATCCCGGTCCGCGCGGTGGTGCAGATCGGCCGGCCGGGATCCGGCAAGCCGCCGATCCGGGTCGAGGCGGATCTGGCGAAGGCCGGGATCGACGGGCTGATCCCGGGGCTGACCAAGCCGCCGGGCAAGCCCGGGCGGCTGACCTTCACCCTCGTCGACAGCGGCCAGACCTTCGACCTGCGCGACTTCGCCCTCGACGCGGCCCCGGCGAGCGCGCGCGGCACCGTCTCGATCACCCAGGAGGGCGGCCTGGAGCGGGCGGACCTGACCAGCGTCAAGCTCTCCCCCGGCGACGACCTGCGCGTGAGCCTCGACCGGACCGGCGGCGGCTACAAGGTCGTGGTCCGGGGCGCGGTGGCCGACGCCCGGCCGTTCCTGAAATCGCTGGGCGCCCCCGACCCGAAGGGAGGCCGAGAGGCGCGGGACGCGAATCCGAAGGATATCGACGCCGACATCCAGGTGCCCATCGTCACCGGCTTCAACGAGGAGGCGCTGACCGGCGCCAACCTGAAGCTCTCCCTGCACGGGAAGACCCTGCGGGCCGCCAACATCACCGGGCGCTTCCGCGCGGCCCCCTTCGCCGCCACGGTGACCCGCGGCGAGCGCGGCGTGCCGACCCTGTCGGTGGAATCGGCCGATGCCGGCGCGACGCTGCGGTTCGTCGACGTGTACCGGCGGATGTATGGCGGCCGGCTCACGGCCGGGATCGGCCTCAACGACGGCCCGCAATCCGGCGTCGTGCAGATCCGCGACTTCATCCTGCGCAACGAGCCCGCGCTGTCGAGCATCATGGCGCAGGGCCCGGAGCCGTCCGACGCGGAGACGGCCCGCGGCCGACGGGTCGCCCCGGGCCGGGGCGCGGGCGACGTCACCTTCGACCGCATGCGCGCCAATTTCGTGCGCACCGGCACCCGCGTCGACTTCACCGACGCGGCGATCTCGAACGCCGCCATGGGTTTCACCCTGTCGGGCTGGCTCGATACCGGCCGCGAGCGCACCGACATGACCGGCACCTTCGTGCCGCTCTACGGCCTGAACAACGTGGCCTCGCAGCTGCCGCTGCTCGGGCCGCTGCTGGGCGGCGGCCACAACGAGGGCCTGTTCGCGGTCAATTTCCGCGTCTCCGGCAAGCTCGCCTCGCCGGACGTGAGCGTGAACCCGCTCTCGGCGATCGCCCCGGGCTTCCTGCGCAAGCTGTTCAGCGCCGGCGGCGGCCCCTTCGCGGACGGGATGCCGGGCGTCCCGCAGCAATAG